Proteins encoded by one window of Persephonella hydrogeniphila:
- a CDS encoding ketopantoate reductase family protein, whose translation MRIAVLGLGALGIAFSTFLKESGNTVTGITKPEYLERFKDRKLSVKGIWGEHQAVLDSIVSDPAEIKEDLDLIIITVKSYDTEKALNQIRSVVGQNTLILIAQNGYGNYEKAVELFGEKKVLLGRVIFGSKVSGRNCAQITVSADDVRIGDPSGKISEEKIQKVVKVIKESGIPASFSKDVYQILWDKILYNCALNPLGALLECSYGELAENENTRKIMNGIIEEIFLITNANNIKLRWRSPEEYIDHFYKNLIPPTAEHYPSMYYDLKTGKRTEIDALNGAIVKLGEKKGIKTPINSTITSLIKFKESKTL comes from the coding sequence ATGAGAATAGCAGTCTTAGGACTCGGTGCTCTTGGAATAGCTTTTTCTACATTTTTAAAAGAGTCAGGTAATACAGTAACTGGTATAACAAAACCAGAATATCTTGAAAGATTTAAAGACAGAAAACTTTCTGTAAAAGGTATTTGGGGTGAACATCAGGCAGTTCTCGATAGTATTGTTTCAGATCCTGCAGAGATAAAAGAAGATTTAGACCTTATTATAATAACTGTAAAGTCTTACGATACAGAAAAAGCCCTTAATCAAATCAGATCTGTAGTTGGACAAAATACGCTTATTTTAATAGCACAGAACGGATACGGAAATTACGAAAAGGCTGTAGAATTATTTGGAGAAAAAAAAGTTCTTCTTGGAAGGGTTATATTTGGCTCTAAAGTTTCCGGAAGGAACTGTGCCCAGATAACTGTAAGTGCTGATGATGTCAGGATAGGAGACCCTTCAGGTAAAATTTCAGAAGAAAAAATTCAGAAAGTAGTCAAAGTTATAAAAGAATCTGGAATTCCTGCATCTTTTTCTAAGGATGTATATCAGATCCTGTGGGATAAAATACTGTACAACTGCGCATTAAATCCTCTCGGTGCTTTATTGGAGTGCAGTTACGGAGAGCTTGCTGAAAATGAAAACACAAGAAAAATAATGAACGGCATAATAGAAGAGATCTTTCTAATAACAAATGCGAATAATATAAAACTGAGATGGCGCTCCCCAGAAGAATACATAGATCATTTTTATAAAAATCTCATACCACCGACGGCAGAGCATTATCCCTCTATGTACTATGACCTAAAAACAGGAAAAAGGACAGAGATAGATGCCCTAAATGGAGCTATTGTAAAACTCGGAGAAAAAAAAGGAATAAAAACTCCTATTAACAGTACAATAACTTCCCTTATAAAATTTAAAGAATCAAAAACCC
- the thrC gene encoding threonine synthase codes for MCKWEGIIKAYKDFLPVTDKTPVVTLCEGNTPLIDAPNLSKKIAPEKNLKIYLKYEGLNPTGSFKDRGMTLAISKAKEAGKTAVICASTGNTSASAAAYAARAGMDAYVILPKGAVALGKLSQAMVYGAKIIALMGNFDDALSIVREIGEKYPVEVVNSVNPYRIEGQKTAAFEIIDALGDAPDFHFIPVGNAGNITAYWKGYKEYREAGKSKKLPRMIGWQAEGAAPIVKGFPIKNPQTIATAIKIGNPYSWQPALQAAKESNGFIDAVSDEEILEAYRLVASSEGVFCEPASAASIAGVIKAYRRGLFKGDETVVCTLTGNGLKDPDTVIKASEKPVEMPPDLNEIARYLGL; via the coding sequence TTGTGTAAGTGGGAAGGGATTATCAAAGCATACAAAGACTTTTTACCTGTTACTGACAAAACACCTGTTGTTACTCTGTGTGAAGGAAATACTCCTTTAATAGATGCTCCAAACCTTTCCAAAAAAATAGCTCCTGAAAAAAATCTAAAGATCTATCTGAAATATGAAGGGCTTAACCCAACAGGTTCTTTTAAAGATAGAGGAATGACCCTTGCAATATCCAAAGCTAAAGAGGCAGGAAAAACAGCAGTTATCTGTGCTTCAACAGGAAACACCTCTGCATCAGCAGCAGCTTATGCTGCAAGGGCAGGAATGGACGCTTATGTAATACTGCCTAAAGGTGCTGTAGCCCTCGGGAAACTATCACAGGCTATGGTTTACGGAGCAAAAATAATTGCCTTGATGGGTAATTTTGATGATGCTTTGAGTATTGTAAGGGAAATAGGAGAGAAGTACCCTGTAGAAGTCGTAAATTCCGTAAATCCTTACAGAATAGAAGGGCAGAAAACAGCAGCTTTTGAGATTATTGACGCCCTTGGAGACGCCCCAGATTTTCATTTTATCCCTGTTGGAAACGCAGGGAATATAACAGCATACTGGAAAGGGTATAAAGAGTACAGAGAAGCTGGAAAATCTAAAAAGTTACCAAGAATGATAGGATGGCAGGCTGAAGGAGCTGCTCCGATAGTTAAAGGCTTTCCAATCAAGAATCCCCAAACAATCGCAACAGCTATAAAAATAGGAAACCCCTACAGCTGGCAACCTGCACTACAGGCAGCAAAGGAGAGCAATGGTTTTATAGATGCTGTTTCAGATGAGGAAATCTTAGAAGCTTACAGGCTTGTTGCCTCATCTGAAGGTGTGTTTTGTGAACCTGCGTCAGCAGCATCTATAGCAGGTGTTATAAAAGCCTATAGAAGGGGATTATTTAAAGGGGATGAAACTGTTGTATGCACGCTTACAGGAAATGGTCTTAAAGATCCTGATACAGTGATAAAAGCAAGCGAAAAACCTGTAGAAATGCCTCCTGATTTAAACGAAATCGCAAGATATTTAGGATTATGA